The following is a genomic window from Nocardioides thalensis.
TGTGGATGGAGCTGCTGCACCCGGCGCCCCCCGGGCTGCGCCTCGACCTGGTGGTGGCCTACGCCATCCCTGCGGGCGTGGCCCCCCACGTGCCGTGGGAGTGCGACGAGGGAGGACCGGGATGATCCCACCGGCACGGCTCGCGAACGACGACGAGCTCGTCGTCGACCGGGCGAGGACCGCCGCGGACGTCCGGCGCATCCGCAGGGAGGTCGAGGGACGTCTCTGGGCGGCGAGCCACGGCATCCCGACCGCGGAGATCGTGGCGAAGGACGACGACGACCGGTGGCTGGTCAGTCGCCGCGTCCTGGACGAGCCAGGTGAGCCGGCGGCCTACGTCTGCGCCGCGTTCGAGATGTCGGCGAGGATCCAAGCACTGCCGCACCCGCGGTTCCTGACCGCTGCCACCACGTGGCGGGCGCCGCGCCTCGGACTGCCGCTGCGCCTCAGCCGGATGGCCCGCGCGGGCATCGACCCGCGGGACGTCGTCGCCGCTCGGAGGGCGTTCGAAGAGCTGCCGGCAACCGCGACGGTGCACAACGACTATCACCGCCAGAACGTCCTCAACACCGCGTCGGTCGGCCACGTCACGGTCATCGACTGGGAGTACGCGACGATCGGCCCACGGCACCAGGACGCCGTCCGGCTCATCGTGGACATCGCTGACCACGGCGCGGCTCACGAAGCCTGGCGCACGCTCGTCGACCTCGCCCTGGCGGCGGATCGCCCCGCACTGGCCACGATCCTCCGCTGGATGACGATCCGCACCTACTGCAGCGAGGTCGCCGTCTCGCGACGGGTGCTCGACCCGGCCAAGTGCGCCCATCGTCGCGAGCGGTGGCTCCAGGCGCGCCTCTGGGCCGACGAGCTCGCCCGCCCCGCGGGGGAGTCCCGGTGACGGGCCCGCTCCGGAGCCAGGTCGCGGTGGGTCGGGACGCGGTCGCCCTCCTCGACACCCTGGCCGACTTCATCGATCGGCGCAGCACCGCCTTCTGCACGACCCACCCCTGGCTGGCCGCAGCCGCCCGCCACCTCACGGCGGAGCCGGTCGTCGTCGTGATCCGGGACGACGAGGACCCGGTCGGCGTGGCGGCGCTGTCCGTCACCCAGCGGCGCGGCGCACGACGAGTCGAGATGCTCGGCGGCGACCAGAACGACTACGCGCAGTTCTACTGCGCCGACGACGACGTCGCTCCGGTCCTCGCCGGCGCGATCGCGAGCTGGCTCGACGCCCGCGGACGATGGTCGCTGCGACTCGAGCAGCTCGCGGCCGAAGACCCGGTGCTGGTCGCGCTGTGCGAGCTCCTGCCCGACGCGACCGTTGCCGCCGGCCCTCCGATGCCGCAGATCCGCGGGCTCGGCACCGACTACCGGATCAGCAAGAACCGGCGCGGCCAGGTGCGGCAGGCCACGAACCGCATCACCGCGGACGGACACACGTGGGAGCGCGTCGTGGTGGACGACCGGGACTCGCTCGAGCGATGGCTGCCCGCGGTGATCGCTCTCCGCCGGCGCCGCGACCACGCGGCCGGTCGCCGCAGCCACCTCGACGACGACGCTCGCCTCTCCTTCTACGAAGCGGTCGTCCGCGACTTCGTGACGCGCGGCCGCGCGGTCATCTACCTGTTGACCGTCGACGGCGCGGTCGCGGGCTATCACCTCACCATGCTCGACGGCGACACCTACCGGATGCTCGACGGACGGGTGGCCGACGAGCTCCAGCGCTACCGCGGGGGGATGGTGACCAGCATGATGGCGATGACCGCGGCGTCGAACGCCGCGGAGGTCACCACCTACGACTGGCTCCGGGGGAGGACCGAGTCCAAGTTCGGCAACCACGAGCAGCATCGGGTCGTGCTCCAGGCCGCCTCCCACCGCCTGGTCACGACCGTGGACCAGTGGGAGGCCACTGCCCGTCGGCGGGTGAAGTCGGCCCTGCCGGCGGCCGCCGTACGCAGACTCGTCGCGCGATGACCGGCATCGGGACCGCCGACCAGGGCGACACGCTGCGGCGCACCGGCGCCGCGGTCGTCTCCCTCGCAGCCTCCGAGCTGCTGGGGAAGGTCGCGACCCTCCTGACGATCCTGGTGATGGCGCGCCTGCTCGGGGTCGCCGACTTCGGCGTCCTGACGTTCGGCCTGAGCATCGGGCTGCTGCTCGCGGTGCTGTCCTCGCTGGGCCTGGACTCCCGGGTGGTGCAGCTCGGCAGCGCGCGGCCGGAGCTGCTGGACCGGTGCTACGGCGCACTGGCCGCGATCAGGCTGGCGCTGTCGGTCGCCGTGCTGGTGCCCACCGCGGCGATCCTGTTCGCGACGATGGACCGGGGGAGCGCGGCGGCGGTGTGGCTGCTCGTCGCGAGCTGCCTCGCCGACACGCTGAGCGACGCCGCGCGGAGCGCGTGCGGCGCGCTCCAACGACAGCACCTCGCCTCCGTCAT
Proteins encoded in this region:
- a CDS encoding GNAT family N-acetyltransferase translates to MTGPLRSQVAVGRDAVALLDTLADFIDRRSTAFCTTHPWLAAAARHLTAEPVVVVIRDDEDPVGVAALSVTQRRGARRVEMLGGDQNDYAQFYCADDDVAPVLAGAIASWLDARGRWSLRLEQLAAEDPVLVALCELLPDATVAAGPPMPQIRGLGTDYRISKNRRGQVRQATNRITADGHTWERVVVDDRDSLERWLPAVIALRRRRDHAAGRRSHLDDDARLSFYEAVVRDFVTRGRAVIYLLTVDGAVAGYHLTMLDGDTYRMLDGRVADELQRYRGGMVTSMMAMTAASNAAEVTTYDWLRGRTESKFGNHEQHRVVLQAASHRLVTTVDQWEATARRRVKSALPAAAVRRLVAR
- a CDS encoding aminoglycoside phosphotransferase family protein → MIPPARLANDDELVVDRARTAADVRRIRREVEGRLWAASHGIPTAEIVAKDDDDRWLVSRRVLDEPGEPAAYVCAAFEMSARIQALPHPRFLTAATTWRAPRLGLPLRLSRMARAGIDPRDVVAARRAFEELPATATVHNDYHRQNVLNTASVGHVTVIDWEYATIGPRHQDAVRLIVDIADHGAAHEAWRTLVDLALAADRPALATILRWMTIRTYCSEVAVSRRVLDPAKCAHRRERWLQARLWADELARPAGESR